One region of Zingiber officinale cultivar Zhangliang chromosome 7B, Zo_v1.1, whole genome shotgun sequence genomic DNA includes:
- the LOC122006279 gene encoding shaggy-related protein kinase eta-like — translation MASLSQGPHRPPPPEQDLLDSTAPACRTSGDGQQASFMEGSDAVNGHIISTTIGGKNGEPKQTISYMAERVVGTGSFGIVFQAKCLETGETVAIKKVLQDRKYKNRELQLMRSMDHPNVISLKHCFFSTTSRDELFLNLVMEYVPETLYRVLSHYSSVNQRMPLIYVKLYTYQLFRGLAYIHTVPGVCHRDVKPQNVLVDPLTHQVKLCDFGSAKVLVKGEPNISYICSRYYRAPELIFGATEYTTSIDIWSAGCVLAELLLGQPLFPGESAVDQLVEIIKVLGTPTREEIQCMNPNYTEFRFPQIKAHPWHKIFHKRMPPEAIDLTSRLLQYSPSFRCSALEACAHSFFDELRVPNARLPNGRPLPSLLNFKQELVGVSPELIDKLIPEHVKRQSSLCSMQTPSV, via the exons ATGGCTTCGCTGTCGCAGGGACCGCATCGCCCGCCTCCGCCGGAGCAAGACCTCCTTGACTCCACTGCCCCTGCTTGCCGGACGTCTGGAGACGGG CAGCAAGCATCTTTTATGGAGGGGAGCGATGCAGTAAATGGTCATATCATCTCTACCACAATAGGAGGCAAGAATGGTGAACCCAAACAG ACCATTAGCTACATGGCCGAGCGTGTTGTTGGAACTGGTTCCTTTGGAATTGTATTCCAG GCAAAATGTTTGGAAACAGGGGAGACTGTTGCTATAAAGAAGGTTTTGCAGGATCGGAAGTACAAAAACCGTGAGCTACAGTTGATGCGCTCAATGGATCATCCAAATGTGATTTCTCTAAAGCATTGCTTCTTCTCCACCACTAGCAGAGATGAGCTTTTTCTTAACCTGGTCATGGAGTATGTGCCTGAAACGCTATATCGTGTTCTAAGTCATTACAGTAGTGTGAATCAGCGAATGCCACTGATCTATGTGAAGCTTTATACCTACcag TTGTTCAGAGGTTTGGCTTATATTCATACAGTTCCTGGTGTTTGCCATAGAGATGTTAAGCCACAGAATGTTTTG GTAGACCCTCTGACTCACCAAGTCAAGCTATGTGATTTTGGAAGTGCGAAAGTGTTG GTTAAGGGTGAACCAAACATTTCTTACATTTGCTCTCGTTATTACCGTGCTCCGGAGCTTATTTTTGGTGCAACAGAGTATACCACATCGATTGATATATGGTCAGCAGGTTGTGTACTTGCTGAGTTACTACTTGGCCAG CCATTATTTCCGGGAGAAAGTGCTGTTGATCAGCTTGTTGAGATAATAAAA GTCCTTGGAACTCCGACACGTGAGGAAATTCAGTGCATGAATCCTAACTACACAGAGTTCAGGTTTCCACAGATAAAAGCACATCCATGGCACAAG ATATTCCATAAAAGAATGCCTCCAGAAGCAATAGATCTTACTTCACGGCTTCTCCAATACTCTCCAAGTTTTCGGTGCAGTGCT TTGGAAGCATGCGCTCATTCCTTTTTCGATGAACTAAGAGTTCCAAATGCAAGGTTGCCAAATGGTCGTCCACTGCCTTCTCTACTTAACTTCAAGCAAGAA CTGGTAGGTGTGTCGCCTGAGCTCATTGACAAGCTGATTCCAGAACATGTGAAGCGGCAATCTAGTCTGTGTTCCATGCAAACACCCAGTGTATGA
- the LOC122006278 gene encoding proline iminopeptidase-like isoform X2 gives MGSSKEPQEYNSNLYPHIEPYSTGFLKVSDIHTLYWEQSGNPNGHPVVFLHGGPGAGTSASNRRFFDPEFYRIILLDQRGAGKSTPHACLVDNTTWDLIGDIEKLREHLGIPEWQVFGGSWGSTLALAYSQLHPDKVTGIILRGIFLLRKKELDWFYEGGAAAIFPDAWEPFRDFIPEEERDNFILAYNKRLNSDDLDVQIKAAKIWTTWELMTAHLLQNQENVKRGEDDIFSLAFARIENHYFINKGFLPSGSYILDNVDKIRHIRTVIVQGRYDVCCPMMSAWDLHKAWPEAEFKVIPDAGHSANEPGIAAALVAANEKFKNLIRSGAP, from the exons ATGGGATCTTCAAAGGAACCACAGGAATACAATTCCAATCTTTACCCTCACATAGAGCCTTATAGTACTGGGTTCTTAAAAGTCTCAGATATCCACACATTGTACTGGGAACAATCAGGAAATCCAAATGGTCAT CCTGTTGTGTTCCTTCATGGTGGACCAGGAGCTGGAACATCGGCCAGCAATAGACGATTCTTTGACCCAGAATTTTATAGGATTATCTTGTTAGATCAG AGAGGTGCAGGTAAAAGTACGCCTCATGCCTGCTTAGTTGATAATACAACTTGGGATTTGATTGGTGACATTGAAAAACTAAGGGAGCATTTAGGGATACCAGAATGGCAG GTTTTTGGTGGGTCATGGGGAAGCACATTGGCACTTGCTTACAGCCAATTACATCCAGACAAG GTCACTGGTATTATTCTTAGAGGTATCTTCTTACTAAGGAAGAAAGAGCTTGATTGGTTTTATGAGGGTGGTGCAGCAGCCATATTCCCAGAtg CATGGGAACCGTTCAGAGATTTCATTCCTGAAGAAGAAAGGGATAATTTCATTCTGGCATATAACAAGAGGCTTAATTCGGATGACTTAGATGTACAG aTTAAGGCTGCGAAAATTTGGACTACATGGGAATTGATGACTGCCCATCTTCTACAAAATCAAGAGAATGTCAAAAGGGGTGAAGATGACATTTTCTCATTG GCATTTGCACGGATTGAGAATCACTATTTTATAAACAAGGGATTCCTTCCCTCTGGTTCATACATATTAGATAATGTGGATAAGATCCGTCATATTAGGACTGTTATCGTACAg GGTAGGTATGATGTTTGCTGCCCGATGATGTCTGCATGGGATCTCCATAAAGCATGGCCTGAAGCAGAATTCAAG GTAATTCCCGATGCTGGTCATTCTGCTAATGAACCTGGAATTGCTGCTGCCTTAGTCGCAGCCAATGAAAAGTTCAAAAATCTAATTCGATCAGGTGCACCTTGA
- the LOC122006280 gene encoding hydroxyphenylpyruvate reductase-like, with amino-acid sequence MASLGVLLVVSVDSYLEAELDRRFNLFRLWESPPSRRREFLQTNAPWIRAVVGSPNGCADAELIDQLPNLEIVANFGVGIDKVDLPRCRERGIRVVYTPDVVTDDTADLGIGLAIAALRRICDADRYTRAGSWKDKGDYKLTSKFSGKAVGILGLGRIGLAVAKRAQGFGCPICYCSRSEKPNTNYKYYPSVLDLAYNCHVLVVACPLTDETHHIINREVIEALGPKGVLVNIGRGSLVDEKELVSALLDGRLGAAGLDVFEHEPHVPEQLFGLENVVLVPHIGTDTVETTKAMSDLILDNLAAYMLNKPLLTPVFGSALFSTRICALF; translated from the exons atggCATCCCTCGGCGTTCTCCTAGTCGTCTCTGTAGACTCCTACCTCGAGGCGGAGCTCGACCGCCGCTTTAATCTCTTCCGCCTGTGGGAATCACCGCCCTCCCGGCGGAGGGAGTTCCTCCAGACCAACGCGCCGTGGATCCGGGCGGTGGTGGGAAGCCCCAACGGGTGCGCGGACGCGGAGCTCATCGACCAACTTCCAAATCTCGAGATCGTCGCGAACTTCGGCGTCGGCATCGACAAGGTCGACCTTCCGCGGTGCCGCGAGCGGGGTATTCGGGTCGTGTACACTCCCGACGTCGTCACGGACGACACCGCCGACCTAGGAATCGGCCTCGCCATCGCTGCCCTGCGGAGGATCTGCGACGCCGACCGCTACACGAGGGCCGGTTCATGGAAGGATAAAGGGGATTACAAGCTCACTTCTAAG TTCAGTGGAAAAGCTGTTGGTATCTTGGGTCTTGGCAGGATTGGACTTGCAGTTGCCAAAAGAGCACAAGGATTTGGCTGCCCTATCTGCTACTGCTCGAGATCTGAGAAGCCAAACACAAACTATAAGTACTATCCCAGTGTTCTTGACTTGGCTTACAATTGCCACGTGCTCGTCGTCGCATGCCCGCTTACAGACGAAACCCACCACATCATCAATCGAGAGGTGATCGAGGCATTGGGTCCGAAGGGTGTGCTCGTCAACATTGGACGCGGTTCCCTTGTCGATGAGAAAGAACTTGTTTCGGCACTGCTTGATGGTCGGCTAGGAGCAGCTGGGCTTGATGTGTTCGAACATGAACCTCATGTGCCAGAGCAGTTGTTTGGTCTGGAGAATGTAGTTCTGGTACCTCATATTGGAACCGACACGGTAGAGACTACCAAAGCGATGTCAGATCTAATTCTCGATAACTTGGCGGCCTACATGCTGAATAAGCCTCTACTAACACCGGTATTCGGATCTGCCCTTTTCTCTACTAGAATCTGTGCACTATTTTGA
- the LOC122006278 gene encoding proline iminopeptidase-like isoform X1, with protein sequence MRLTGLQIPNSTCIAKFATTVAGAGTAASASLVRPPRPRQVRISTPLSFRYIYHSLSPTLRTKKPLLGGYKILVCAEKSSTPVVQQYTFMGSSKEPQEYNSNLYPHIEPYSTGFLKVSDIHTLYWEQSGNPNGHPVVFLHGGPGAGTSASNRRFFDPEFYRIILLDQRGAGKSTPHACLVDNTTWDLIGDIEKLREHLGIPEWQVFGGSWGSTLALAYSQLHPDKVTGIILRGIFLLRKKELDWFYEGGAAAIFPDAWEPFRDFIPEEERDNFILAYNKRLNSDDLDVQIKAAKIWTTWELMTAHLLQNQENVKRGEDDIFSLAFARIENHYFINKGFLPSGSYILDNVDKIRHIRTVIVQGRYDVCCPMMSAWDLHKAWPEAEFKVIPDAGHSANEPGIAAALVAANEKFKNLIRSGAP encoded by the exons ATGAGACTCACAGGGTTGCAGATCCCCAACTCCACTTGCATCGCCAAATTCGCCACCACCGTCGCCGGTGCCGGCACTGCCGCCTCCGCCTCTCTTGTCCGTCCACCTCGCCCCCGTCAAGTTAGAATTTCAACCCCGCTCTCTTTCCGTTATATTTACCACTCCCTGTCTCCTACGCTTCGCACGAAGAAGCCTCTGCTGG GAGGTTACAAGATACTTGTTTGTGCTGAGAAAAGTAGCACTCCTGTTGTCCAGCAATACACGTTCATGGGATCTTCAAAGGAACCACAGGAATACAATTCCAATCTTTACCCTCACATAGAGCCTTATAGTACTGGGTTCTTAAAAGTCTCAGATATCCACACATTGTACTGGGAACAATCAGGAAATCCAAATGGTCAT CCTGTTGTGTTCCTTCATGGTGGACCAGGAGCTGGAACATCGGCCAGCAATAGACGATTCTTTGACCCAGAATTTTATAGGATTATCTTGTTAGATCAG AGAGGTGCAGGTAAAAGTACGCCTCATGCCTGCTTAGTTGATAATACAACTTGGGATTTGATTGGTGACATTGAAAAACTAAGGGAGCATTTAGGGATACCAGAATGGCAG GTTTTTGGTGGGTCATGGGGAAGCACATTGGCACTTGCTTACAGCCAATTACATCCAGACAAG GTCACTGGTATTATTCTTAGAGGTATCTTCTTACTAAGGAAGAAAGAGCTTGATTGGTTTTATGAGGGTGGTGCAGCAGCCATATTCCCAGAtg CATGGGAACCGTTCAGAGATTTCATTCCTGAAGAAGAAAGGGATAATTTCATTCTGGCATATAACAAGAGGCTTAATTCGGATGACTTAGATGTACAG aTTAAGGCTGCGAAAATTTGGACTACATGGGAATTGATGACTGCCCATCTTCTACAAAATCAAGAGAATGTCAAAAGGGGTGAAGATGACATTTTCTCATTG GCATTTGCACGGATTGAGAATCACTATTTTATAAACAAGGGATTCCTTCCCTCTGGTTCATACATATTAGATAATGTGGATAAGATCCGTCATATTAGGACTGTTATCGTACAg GGTAGGTATGATGTTTGCTGCCCGATGATGTCTGCATGGGATCTCCATAAAGCATGGCCTGAAGCAGAATTCAAG GTAATTCCCGATGCTGGTCATTCTGCTAATGAACCTGGAATTGCTGCTGCCTTAGTCGCAGCCAATGAAAAGTTCAAAAATCTAATTCGATCAGGTGCACCTTGA